The Deltaproteobacteria bacterium genome window below encodes:
- the brxF gene encoding BREX-3 system P-loop-containing protein BrxF — MIGPMHDKIKRALQSAEGLYHRLVLLVGETGSGKTAVLRDVAEEFGTSAINVNLALSGELLELTAKQRSLRLPGILNQIVDKAHAPVLLDNLEILFGKDLKQDPLRLLQGISRNRVVVASWNGTSTGGRLSYAETGHPEYRSYDSVDALLVGMEGTATAASASNTREAGQA; from the coding sequence ATGATCGGACCGATGCACGACAAGATTAAACGAGCCCTACAGTCAGCGGAAGGCTTGTATCACCGCCTAGTGTTGCTTGTGGGTGAGACCGGTTCTGGTAAGACCGCCGTTCTTCGAGATGTTGCTGAGGAGTTCGGGACATCCGCCATCAACGTCAATCTTGCACTTTCAGGGGAACTGCTTGAGTTGACGGCGAAGCAGCGGTCACTTCGGTTGCCGGGCATCCTCAATCAGATCGTGGACAAAGCTCATGCACCGGTGTTGCTGGATAATCTCGAGATCCTTTTCGGCAAGGATCTCAAGCAGGACCCCTTACGGTTACTGCAGGGCATTTCAAGAAATCGGGTCGTCGTAGCTTCATGGAACGGGACCTCTACCGGCGGGAGGCTTTCGTACGCCGAAACCGGCCATCCCGAGTACCGCAGCTATGACTCCGTCGATGCTTTGCTCGTGGGAATGGAAGGCACCGCCACAGCCGCTTCGGCAAGCAACACTAGAGAGGCAGGACAAGCATGA